In Streptococcus mitis, the DNA window TGACTTCGAACATACGAGCCAAAACCCTCATAACATTGCCATCTACAGCCGGCTCAGGCAAGTTAAAAGCAATACTGGAAATGGCTCCTGCAGTGTAAGGACCAATCCCTTTCAAACTGGAAATTCCTTCATAGGTGTTTGGAAATCGACCACCAAAAGCCGTCATAATCTGCTGGGCTGCAGCCTGCATATTGCGCACTCGAGAATAATAACCCAAACCTTCCCAAGCCTTCAACAAACGCTCTTCAGGGGCATTCGCCAAACTTTCCACTGTTGGAAACCAGTCCAAGAATCGTTCGTAGTAAGGGATAACCGTATCCACCCTGGTCTGCTGGAGCATAATCTCAGAAACCCAGATATAATAAGGATTTTTACTTCTACGCCACGGTAAATCTCTTTTGTTTTCATCATACCAAGCGAGAAGTTTCTCACGGAAAGAAATAATCTTCTCCTCCGGCCACATGACGATACCGTATTCTTTCAAATCTAACATATCTCTAGTATAACACAGAAGACTCTAACTGTCCTTTTCCTAGTATTAAAAAGCCTCTTTCCAAGGGAAAGAGGACTAAATCTTATTGATGAACTGCTTGAGCTGCTGTGATAAGGGTCAACTTATACACATCATCCGCATTACATCCACGAGAAAGGTCATTAACTGGCTTGTTCAAACCTTGCAAAACAGGTCCTACAGCCGCAAAACCACCAAGGCGTTCGGCCATCTTGTAGCCAATATTTCCTGCCTCGATACCTGGGAAGATAAAGACATTTGCTTGACCAGCTACTGTACTTCCAGGAGCTTTCAAAGCTGCAGTTTCGGGAACAAAGGCCGCATCAAATTGCAACTCACCATCGATTTCGAGGTCAGGGCGCAAGTCGTGAGCAATTTTAGTTGCTTCAACGACCTTATCGACGCTTTCACCAAATCCTGAACCTTTAGTAGAATAGCTTAGCATAGCAATTTTAGGTTCGATGCCAAACATCTTAGCTGTGATTGCTGAGTTGATGGCAATTTCAGCCAAGGCTTCTGCATCAGGATTGATATTGATAGCACAGTCTCCAAATAGGTAACGTTCCGTACCACGAACCATGAGGAAGGCACCTGACGTACGCGTTACATTTGGACGAGTTTTGATAATTTGAAGGGCTGGGCGAACTGTTGAAGCAGTTGAGTGAATCGCTCCTGACACCATTCCATCAACCAAGCCCAAGTATACCAACATAACACCAAAGTAGTTAACATCTTCAACCAAAACCTTGCGTGCATCTTCTTCAGATATTTTGCCCTTACGACGCTCTACCAAAGCAGTAACCATTTCTTCAAATTGAGGATAGTGTTGAGGGTCAATGACTTCATAGCCATCTGCAATACCTTCAATTTCAAGATAAATTTTAATTTTTTCAGGATTTCCAAGCAAAACAGGAATCACTTCTGTTTCTTTTACCAAGCGTTTAGTTGCTTGAAGAATACGAGGTTCTTCCCCTTCAGGGAGAACGATACGAGCATTTTTACCAACCAAGTTGGCTTTGAGACTTTCAAAAACTTCCATGAGTTTTCTCCTTTAAGATAATAATTATACTCTGAAACTGTTTTTATAGAGTATTAGTTGATAACTGGGTAATAAGGTTGCTAAAATCATCCGGCAAGGGACTTTCTAACTGCAAGTCTTGCTCTAAAAATGGATGATAAAAAGTTAAGGAATGACAATGTAGGGCCTGGCGCTGAATTCCATCGTCTAGACTACCACCGTACAAGTCATCTCCCAACAAAGGAAAACCAATATGAGAAAAATGGACTCGGATTTGGTGGGTTCGCCCAGTGTGCAAACGAATATCTACCAAGTGAATATTTCCATAAGAAGCTACAATCTTGTAAGAAGTATGAGCATACTTTCCACCTTTAGCCACACGTCTGGTGATAATAGATTCTTCATCACGAGCAATCGGGGCAATAATTTCTCCCTCTTGCTCCAAGTGTCCATCACCTTTAACTAAAGCAAAGTAGCGTTTTTCAATGGACTTCTTCTGCAACTGCTTGTCTAATCGTGCGTGGGCATAGCCGTGCTTGGCAAAGAGCATCAAGCCAGAAGTGTCCCTATCAAGTCTTGTCACAATGTGAACCTGCTGATTTTCATAGTCTTGCTTGACGTAGTAACCCTTGATAAAATTGGCAATGGTATTGGAGTGATTGACACTAGGAATAGAAGCCACTCCATAGGGTTTATTTAAGACTAGAAAATGGTCATCCTCATAGAGAATATCCAGTGGGCGCTCGATAGCTTCTAGAGTTTCAAAGCCTTCCTCAGCGGGAATATCGATGATAACTAGGTCTCCAATATCCAATAGATAGGTTGCATTTTGCGGTTGGTCATTGACCAGAATAGCTCCACCCCAAAACTTAATCTTGGCCAGAAGCCCCTTAGAAACCTCGTGCTTTTTCAAAAAGGTCTTAACCTTGACATGCTCATCTGCGATAAATTCAAACCTCATTCGTCCACCTCACCGATGAAAGCATCCTTAACACGGTTCCAAAAACTGGTATGGCTAGGTGATGCGACAAAGTGAATCTTATGATGGTCGATTTGATACTCGATTCGCTCAATATTGCGGAAGGAATAAACGCTATTGTCAACCGAAATGGTGTGGTAATCATTTCTTGTTGGAATGAGATCAATCTTGTCCTTCTTAGGCACAATAATGGAAGAGCCCAGCGTTCGATAGACACGATTATTTAGGCTGGCAATTTCCGTCAACTGAAGAGCTTCAATGGTAGGATGTAACACTGCACCGCCAAGAGACTTATTATAAGCCGTACTACCAGTCGGTGTCGAAACTGTTAGCCCATCTCCACGAAAACGTTCAAAGTGGACACCGTTAATCACAACATCCGCCACCATGGTTCGATCAGACCTGCGGATACTGGCTTCATTCAGTGCTCTAAAAATCTTCACTTCACCATTTTCAAGAAAAACCTTCACATTCAGAACAGGGTATGAGACTCTTGCTCCGGTATCTAGCTGCAAATTAGTCACTAGCTTGTCCAACTCAAAATCACGGTAGTCCGTATAGAAACCCAAATGTCCAGTGTGAACACCAATGAAGCGGACCTTGTCAAGCTGGTTTTCGTACTTATGAAAGGCCGACAAGAGCATACCATCCCCACCAATGGAAATGACAATGTCCGGATTGGTATCATTGAGTATAAACTGATTTCTCTTCAAACGATCTCGCAATTCATACAAAACCCTTTGACTCTGTGGTTTCCTATTAGCTATCAGGTCAATTCGTTTACCTGTATTCTTCATCTGTATCGTCACTGTTTCCTACACCATCATTTAATTTTCTACTCAAAGGATCAAAAAGTGCCTGGGCTTCTTGGATATCATCACGAATTTTACCCATTTCTTCATCCAACTGATGGGCAATCTTGGCCGTGATTTCCAGCCGCTTCTTAATCTCCTCTGGGAAATCCCCTTGGTACTTGTAGTTGAGAGAATGTTCTATCGTTGCCCAGAAATTCATGGCCAAAGTACGAATTTGAATTTCCGCCAAAATGGTCTTTGCTCCATTGATGGTGTCAACCGTATATTCTACTACCACATGATAGGAACGGTAGCCTGATGCTTTTCGATGAGTAATGTAATCTCGCTCCTGTATGATTCGCATATCCTGACGTTTGCGCAAAATATCCACTACTTCCTTAACGTCATCTACAAACTGAACCATCACACGCAAACCAGCAATATCTTGCAAATCGTGTTCCAAGGTCGCATAAGTAATGCCACGCCGAGCCATTTTTTCCCTGATGCTCTCAATCGGCTTGACTCGACCAGTCACAAACTCAATAGGAGAATGCTTATTTTGCTTACGATATTGCTTCCGAATACCACGTAGTTTAATCTTTAACTCACCAACAGCTTGAATGTAAGGATCTAGAAATTCTTCCCATTCTAAGGTCATATATTCTCCCTTGTTCTCATATTATCCTTCAAAAATATCTTTGATTTTTTCTCCAGATTCATATACAATAAATACAATGCTTATTATACCATAAATCCGCTTTCAACGATAAAGAAAAGGTAAGAAAAATGAAACATTTAGAAATTGAATTGAAAACACTCTTGAAAAAAGATGAATACAATCGTCTAAAGGACCAGTTCACAGACGTCACTCCTGTTCTTCAAAAAAATTACTACATAGACACGCCTGATTTTGAACTGAGAGAAAAGAAAGTTGCTATGCGCATTCGAACCTTTGAAGACTGGGCAGAATTGACACTCAAAGTCCCACAAAGTGTTGGAAACATGGAATACAACCAAAAATTGCAACTAAAAGATGCTGAAAACTATCTGAGCAAGAAAGAACTTCCTCAGGGGCTGATTCTTGATAAATTAGCTAAACATGGTATCCAGAGCAAGAACTGGCAGGTGCTCGGTTGTCTAACGACACTTCGCTATGAAATGCAAACAGCTATTGGTCTCATGGCGTTGGATGAAAGTCAGTACTTTGATATTACAGATTACGAATTGGAGCTTGAAGTAGAAAATCACGAGCAAGGCAAAGAAGATTTCCAGCAATTTTTAGAGGAAAATCAGATTGATTATCAAAAAGCTCCCTCAAAATTGGTTCGATTTATCAAAAGCATGAAAAATAGCTGAAATAATCTCTATTTTTTGGTAAAATAGAAAAGATAAAATACAAAAATCCAAGTTCATATAGGCTAGGCAGATATAGCTAGGATTTAGAAAGTTTACAGAGGACGGTCTATAATGTCAGATAGAAAAAACATGAAACTTTTCGCACTCAACTCTAACCAAGAGATTGCACAGAAAATTGCACAAGCTGTTGGTGTGCCACTTGGAAAACTATCATCACGTCAATTTTCAGACGGAGAAATCCAAGTGAATATCGAAGAAAGTGTCCGTGGTTATGATGTTTACATCATCCAATCAACAAGTTTCCCTGTTAACAACCACCTAATGGAATTGTTAATCATGGTCGATGCTTGTGTTCGCGCAAGTGCCCACAGTATCAACGTTGTCCTTCCATATTTTGGCTATGCACGTCAAGACCGTATCGCTTCACCACGTGAGCCACTTACAGCTAAACTAGTTGCCAATATGCTGGTTAAGGCTGGTGTTGATCGTATCCTTACGCTTGATTTGCATGCTGTTCAGGTGCAAGGCTTCTTTGATATTCCTGTCGATAACCTTTTCACAGTTCCCCTATTTGCAAAACATTATTGCGATAAGGGCTTACTTGGGTCAGATGTTGTTGTCGTCAGCCCTAAAAATTCAGGTGTAAAGCGTGCCCGTAGCTTGGCTGAGTATCTTGATGCTCCTATCGCCATTATCGACTACCCTCAAGACGATGCTACTCGCAACGAAGGTTATATTATCGGTGATGTTGAAGGTAAGAAAGCCATCTTGATTGACGATATTTTAAATACTGGACGCACCTTCTCTGAAGCTGCTAAAATCGTTGAACGTGAAGGGGCTACAGAAATTTATGCTGTTTCTAGCCACGGTCTCTTCGTTGAGGGAGCTGCTGAACTTCTCGACAATACTAATATTAAAGAAATTCTTGTGACTGATTCAGTAGCAACAAAAGAAAAAACTCCTAAAAACGTATGCTACATCACTGCTAGTGAGTTAATTGGTGATGCCATCGTCCGTATCCACGAAAGAAAACCAGTCAGCCCACTCTTTGCCTACAACAAAAAGAAATAAGGTGATTCTTTGATTTATTTGGACAATGCTGCAACGACTCCCATGTCAACAGTTGCTATTTCAGCTATGACCAAGGTTATGCAAGAAACCCATGGCAATCCTTCTAGTATTCATGGTCATGGTCGTCAAGCTGGAAAACTCTTGAGAGAAGCCCGTCAGGAACTAGCCCAGTTACTGGGGACAAAACCTCAACATATCTTTTTCACTTCTGGTGGTACTGAAGGAAACAATACTGCCATCATTGGCTACTGCCTTCGTCATCAAGAACAAGGAAAACATATCATCACAACTGCCATTGAGCACCATGCTGTCCTTGAAACGATTGATTACTTGGTTCAACACTTTGGGTTTGAAGCAACCATTATCCAGCCAGAAAATCAAGAAATCACAGCTCAACAAATTCAAAAAGCTTTACGTGACGATACGATTTTGGTTTCAACCATGTTTGCCAATAATGAGACAGGAAACCTACTGCCCATTGCTGAAATTGGCCAAATACTCAAGCAACACCCTGCCGCCTATCATGTCGATGCAGTTCAGGCTATTGGCAAAATACCAATTCATCCCGAAGAATTGGGCATTGATTTTCTCACCGCTTCTGCCCATAAATTCCATGGCCCTAAGGGAATCGGCTTTCTCTACGCATCTAGCATGGACTTTGATTCCTATCTACATGGCGGAGACCAAGAACAGAAAAAACGTGCAGGGACTGAAAATCTAGCTGCCATAGTGGCTATGGTTGCAGCCCTAAAAGAAGACCTAGAAAAGCAAGAAGAACATTTTCAACATGTACAAAATTTAGACACTGCCTTTCTTGCAGAGCTAGAGGACATTCAATATTACTTGAATAGAGGAGAACATCATCTCCCTTATGTTCTCAATATTGGATTTCCTGGTCAGAAAAATGACCTCTTACTCCTTCGTCTAGATTTAGCTGGAATTTCAATCTCTACTGGCTCAGCTTGCACTGCAGGCATTGTACAATCCAGCCATGTTCTTGAAGCCATGTACGGGGCAAATTCAGAACATCTGAAGGAATCCGTTCGTATCAGTTTGTCGCCAGAAAATACTGTTGAAGACCTACATACCCTCGCAAAAACCTTAAAAGAAATTATCGGAGGTTAGCCATATGGCATTTGAAAAAACCATTCAGTTAAAAAATTGTCGTTACGACTACACTCTTAGCCCTTCTGTTAAAAAATTCACCCTTAAGGACAATACCTTTTTTGAGACTAAGGTTGGTAACTATGAATTGACTCGCCTTTTGGAAAAAGTTCCGAACAGCGGTGAGGGATTCCAACTCAAAATCATCATTAACAAGGAACTTACAGGTGCTAAAATCAATATCACTGACAAGTTTGGACTACGTCTAGTTGATATTTTCAAATCAGAAGACCACCACATTCATCAGGAAAAATTCTATTTCCTCATGGATAGCTTGGTAGAACGTGGTGTCTTTACAAAATCGGAAAGATAGAGCCAAAATGTTTGAACTGACCTATAAGGACAGCTATCATCTAGAGCGCACTCTCAAGTATGAGGATTATGAGGCTCTCATGCTGGCTCTGTCAGGATGTGTGACTCTGCCAGATACACTTTATGTAACTTCTTTGACCTTTAAAGGGCAAGAAGTTTACCAAGGACTGGTCGGAGACCTCTACCGTTTTCTATCACATGCAGATTTTTTACATCAAAACTAAGATTTTTCTTAGTTTTTTCTTGTTTTTGTTGATTTTTTCACAATGTTTCTATAAAATAGAAGAATAGAAAGGTTGTGATTTTGTGAAAGATAAACAGTCTGCTATTCCAAAAGCTACAGCAAAAAGACTCTCTCTCTACTATCGAATTTTTAAGAGATTTCATGCAGAAAAGATTGAACGTGCCAACTCTAAGCAAATTGCAGAGGCCATTGGGATTGATTCCGCGACCGTACGTCGTGATTTTTCCTATTTTGGTGAACTAGGTCGACGTGGTTTTGGCTATGATATCAAAAAACTGATGACATTTTTTGCCGATTTGCTCAATGATAACTCGATCACCAATGTTATGCTGGTAGGTATTGGCAATATGGGCCATGCCCTTCTCCACTACCGCTTCCACGAACGTAACAAGATGAAGATTATCATGGCCTTTGACCTAGATGACCATCCTGAAGTTGGTACCCAAACTCCCGACGGGATTCCTATTTACGGAATTTCTCAAATCAAGGATAAAATTCAGAATGCTGATGTGAAGACTGCTATCCTGACTGTTCCTAGCGTTAAATCCCAAGAGGTTGCCAATCTCTTGGTGGATGCTGGCGTAAAAGGGATTCTCAGTTTTTCACCAGTCCATCTGCATTTACCAAAAGACGTGGTCGTTCAATATGTCGATTTGACAAGTGAACTCCAAACCCTCCTCTATTTCATGCGAAAAGAGGATTAGAAAGCGAAAATCATTTTATGAAAAAACCAGTTATTGGGATTACAGGAAACGAAAAAACTCATCCAGATGATGACATCATGATGAGCTACGTAGCAAAAGGCTTTGTTGAAGGCGTTAAAGACGCTGGAGGGATTCCCATCATCCTACCGATTGGTGATCAAGAAATGGCTAGCCACTATATCAGCATGATTGACAAACTCATCTTGACAGGTGGGCAAAATGTTGATCCAAAATTCTATGGTGAACCAAAAAACATTGATAGCGATGACTACCACCTTCAAAGAGATATCTTTGAACTAGCCCTCATTAAGGAAGCTATTAAACAGAAAAAGCCAATTTTTTCTGTCTGCCGTGGAACTCAACTCTTTAACGTTGCTATGGGTGGAACTTTGTATCAAGATATCGAAGACCACTGGCAGGATTGTTCTGTCGAATACACAACCCAGCGCTTGGTAACCGAACCAGATACTGTTCTTCGAGAAATCTATGGAGAAATCTCCCATATCAACTCCTTTCACCACCAGAGTATCAAGGATTTAGCTCCCAACTTAAAGATTGCAGCTCATGATCCTAAGGATGGTATCATTGAAGCTGTCATAAGTACAGATGATGTTGCCTTTCTCGGTGTCCAATGGCATCCAGAATTTCTATTTGAAAATCGTCCCAAAGATAAAAATCTCTTTGACTATGTCGTTAATGAACTTTAGATTAAATCTGTCTTTTCACGGTAACTAAAATAGCTGGAGTTAGAGACAATCAAATGGTCTAAGAGAACAATTCCCATCAGATCGCAGGCTTCCTTGACAAGTTTAGTGACATGATCATCATTTCGGCTGGGGGCTACCGCTCCTGAAGGATGATTGTGAACCAAGATGAGAGAGGTCGCCATATGCTTAATGGCATAATGAAGAATCTCTCGCGGCTCAGCGATACTACGAGTGGCAGAGCCGATAAAAATCGTCTGCTGATGGATGATTTGATTTTGAGTATTGAGATAGAGCGCCACCAGGTGCTCTTGTTTTTTATGGCCCAATTCCTGTTGCATCTTCTTGGCCAACTTTTGACTGCTGAGAATACTTTCCATCTCAAGAGTCTCGTGTTTATGAATACGATGTCCCAGTTCAATCATGGCTTGTAACTCTATTGCCTTAACTCGCCCGATACCAGATAGACTCTGCAATTCCTGCAGGGTCATTTTTTTCAATTCTGTTAGGCTTGAAAGATTGTTCAAGACTTTCTGGGCAATTTCAAAAACACTGGACTGACGTGTCCCTGTCCTGAGTAAAATAGCTAGCAACTCTTGGTTACTGAGCGCTTCCACTCCTTCTTGGGCAAGTCTTTCTCTTGGCAATAGTGAATCTTCTTGGAATGAAATACTGTACATAAAAATCCTCCTCACTTTATTATTCGTGAGAAGGATGAAAAATTAGATTTTTTTCTCAATGGGGGCTACACTAGCTAAAAGTTTTTTCAAACCAACTTCTGGGAAATTGATTTTCAATTCCTGCGTAGCACCGCTACCTGAAACTTCCAGAACAGTACCTTCGCCCCATTTCTTATGGAGAGCAATGTCACCAATGGACCAATTTGTCTCACTAGACGCAGATTTTGCACCAGCTGAAAATTGACCAAATGGAAGACTGCTTGACTGGATAGTTTTTGGTGCCGCGCCGCGTTTACGATCTTGGATTGCCTGGGCAAGACTCATACCTTGACCGAAGGCAACCCCACCACTGCTATAAGATGCCTTAAAGCTTGTATTGGCTGGACGGGCTAAGCCTTGATACTCAAGCAAGTCTGAACTGATTTCGTTAATAAAACGAGTTGGACGGTTGTAGTTAGTACGACCGAAAAGCAAGCGTGAGTTGGCATTGGTCAGATAGAGAATTTTCTCTGCACGCGTAATTCCTACATAGGCCAGACGGCGTTCTTCCTCTAATTCATCTTGATCTTCAGCCGCACGGCTAAGCGGAAAGACATTTTCTTCCATCCCAATCAAAAAGACAACTGGAAACTCGAGACCTTTGGCGGCATGCAGAGTCATCAAGGTCACTTCTGATGTCTCCTGACTACCTGAATCTGTGTCCGCAATCAAGGCCAAGTCATTTAAGAAACGACTCAGTTTATCCAAACCAGTTTCCTCTTCTGCACCATCAGAAGTGTCATCAAAGTTTTTCGTCACAGAGAGGAACTCTTCGATATTTTCAACCCGAGCCTTGCTTTCTAGAGTCGCTTGGGCATTGAGAATATCGACGTAACCTGTTTTTTCTAGGACAGCCTCAACCAACTCAGTGATACTTAATTGGTCCAGTTGCTCCCGCAAATCCAGAACCATATTGGCAAAATCCCAGATAGATTGAGCTGCTTTTCCTTTGATGCCAGATAACATGATATTTGCTGAAGCATCTAGCATAGACATATTTTGCATATTCGCAAAATCACGGATTTTCTCAACAGTGCCTGGCCCGATTCCACGTTTAGGCTCGTTGATAATACGTTCAAAACTGATATTGTCACTCAAATTGGCAATAAGGTTGAGGTAGGCAATAATATCACGAATTTCCTTACGACTGTAGAATTTAGTCCCACCAACCATGGTATAAGGAATATTAGACTTGAGCAGGGCTTCCTCAATAGTACGAGACTGCGCATTAGTCCGATAGAGAACTGCAAAATCCTTGTGAAGGAAGTTTTGACTGCGACTAAGTTCATCGATGGTTCTAGCTACAAATACAGCCTCGTCCAGCTCATCATTGGCACGATAGTATACGATTTGCTCCCCATCAGCGTTTTGAGTCCAGAGATTCTTAGGACGGCGGTTTTTATTGTTTTTAATGACCTCATTAGCCGCTTGGAGAATGGTTTTAGTTGAGCGGTAATTTTCCTCCAACAAGACAACCTTGGCTTGAGGATAATCCTTTTCAAAGTCCAAGATGTTCTGCATATCAGCACCACGCCAACCGTAGATAGACTGATCCGCATCCCCAACCACACATATATTTTTAAAGCGAGAAGCCAAGAGTTTAACCAGTTGGTACTGAGCGTGGTTGGTATCTTGGTACTCATCAACGTGGATGTACTGAAATTTCTGCTGATAGTAGGTCAAAACATCAGGATTTTGATCAAAGAGACGTAAGGTCAGCATAATCAAATCATCAAAGTCAACCGACTCTGACTGACGAAGCTCTTTTTGATAGGCTGTATAACACTGGGCTACGATTTGCGTGTACATATCGCCAGCTTGGGCAGCATAAGCCACATCATCAATCAAATCATTCTTAGCATTGGAAATGGTTCCTAAGATGCTTCGTTCATTCCATTTTTTCGGATCAAGGTTCAACTGCTTGAGAATGCGTTTCATAAGTGTTCGCTGTTCACCAGGATCTACAATGGTAAAATTACGATTGTAGCCAATATGATCCGCATCGCGACGGAGGATACGCACACACATGGAGTGAAAGGTCGCTATCAAACAGTCCTGGGTTGCTGGATTAAGTCCGTAAGCACGCTCTTTCATCTCACGCGCAGCCTTGTTAGTAAAGGTAATGGCCAAGATGTTCCACGGATTGACCAGCTTTTCATCAATCAGATAAGCGATGCGATGGGTCAAAACTCGGGTCTTTCCAGAACCAGCCCCCGCCATGATCAACAAGGGACCTTCTGTCGTTTGCACCGCCTCAGCCTGACGGTCATTCATTCCATTTAATAATGCGTTCATCTTTTCTTCCTTACTCTTGAAGTCAATATTTCTATTATATCAGAAATCAGGGAAAATATCTTTACCTAGACTGATTGCTTATAGAAAGCAACTCTTTCATCAGCTGAAGACAAGGCCTTATATCTAGATAAAAAATGAGCTTGGATAGTATTTCCAAACTCATTTGAATTCAATTAAATTATTAGAACAAACCTAGGACAGTTCCATCGCTTTCAACATCCATGTTGAGAGCAGCTGGTCGTTTTGGAAGTCCTGGCATGGTCATGACATCACCAGTTAAG includes these proteins:
- the pcrA gene encoding DNA helicase PcrA → MNALLNGMNDRQAEAVQTTEGPLLIMAGAGSGKTRVLTHRIAYLIDEKLVNPWNILAITFTNKAAREMKERAYGLNPATQDCLIATFHSMCVRILRRDADHIGYNRNFTIVDPGEQRTLMKRILKQLNLDPKKWNERSILGTISNAKNDLIDDVAYAAQAGDMYTQIVAQCYTAYQKELRQSESVDFDDLIMLTLRLFDQNPDVLTYYQQKFQYIHVDEYQDTNHAQYQLVKLLASRFKNICVVGDADQSIYGWRGADMQNILDFEKDYPQAKVVLLEENYRSTKTILQAANEVIKNNKNRRPKNLWTQNADGEQIVYYRANDELDEAVFVARTIDELSRSQNFLHKDFAVLYRTNAQSRTIEEALLKSNIPYTMVGGTKFYSRKEIRDIIAYLNLIANLSDNISFERIINEPKRGIGPGTVEKIRDFANMQNMSMLDASANIMLSGIKGKAAQSIWDFANMVLDLREQLDQLSITELVEAVLEKTGYVDILNAQATLESKARVENIEEFLSVTKNFDDTSDGAEEETGLDKLSRFLNDLALIADTDSGSQETSEVTLMTLHAAKGLEFPVVFLIGMEENVFPLSRAAEDQDELEEERRLAYVGITRAEKILYLTNANSRLLFGRTNYNRPTRFINEISSDLLEYQGLARPANTSFKASYSSGGVAFGQGMSLAQAIQDRKRGAAPKTIQSSSLPFGQFSAGAKSASSETNWSIGDIALHKKWGEGTVLEVSGSGATQELKINFPEVGLKKLLASVAPIEKKI